A part of Bacteroidota bacterium genomic DNA contains:
- a CDS encoding MerC domain-containing protein, translated as MKLLSNIDKFGTLGLFLTAIFSPCCFPLFAFGASALGLGSFELFGGWTMWVFQIMAVISIIGLYVSYRSHKNIMPTIISVISGGLIIFSYNFYDSDHWTILLYIGMFGLLFATGLNYYINKKHMTCKTCTTYNGKTVELNSTLTCPNCGHKKEEIMPTDACVYFYECEKCKSVLKPLKGDCCVYCSYGSEKCPPIQAGDKCC; from the coding sequence ATGAAATTACTCAGTAACATAGATAAATTTGGAACACTTGGGCTTTTCCTAACGGCTATATTCTCTCCTTGTTGTTTCCCACTTTTTGCCTTTGGGGCATCTGCTCTTGGACTTGGTAGCTTTGAATTATTTGGCGGATGGACGATGTGGGTTTTTCAGATTATGGCAGTAATATCAATTATTGGACTTTATGTTAGTTATCGTTCGCATAAAAATATAATGCCGACTATCATTTCTGTTATTTCAGGAGGCCTTATTATTTTTTCATACAACTTTTATGACAGCGACCATTGGACAATATTACTTTATATTGGTATGTTTGGGCTTTTGTTTGCAACGGGACTTAACTACTATATAAATAAAAAACATATGACCTGTAAAACCTGTACAACATACAATGGTAAGACAGTTGAATTAAATTCAACATTGACTTGCCCAAATTGTGGACACAAAAAAGAAGAAATCATGCCTACAGATGCCTGCGTTTACTTTTACGAATGCGAAAAATGTAAATCTGTACTAAAGCCTTTAAAAGGAGATTGTTGCGTTTATTGCAGTTACGGGTCGGAAAAATGTCCGCCGATTCAGGCAGGAGATAAATGTTGTTAA
- a CDS encoding cation transporter, with product MSIIPFVVEEYLYSLKRKKKDVIAEIKVWGNCGKCKTRIEKAAKVKGVKKAFWNMETKMLELTYNPKTVSLEKIHEKLALAGHDTENIYAPKVKYIKLPDCCKYIREK from the coding sequence ATGAGCATAATACCATTTGTAGTAGAAGAATATCTTTATTCTTTAAAGCGAAAAAAGAAAGATGTAATTGCTGAAATAAAAGTATGGGGGAATTGTGGTAAATGTAAAACCCGGATTGAAAAAGCAGCAAAAGTCAAAGGGGTCAAAAAAGCTTTTTGGAATATGGAAACCAAGATGCTTGAATTGACCTATAATCCTAAAACTGTTTCATTGGAAAAGATTCATGAGAAACTTGCCTTGGCTGGACATGATACTGAAAACATATATGCTCCCAAAGTCAAATACATTAAGCTACCAGATTGTTGTAAATATATTAGGGAAAAATAA
- a CDS encoding efflux RND transporter periplasmic adaptor subunit, with translation MIMRLLKILSIVLIFSSCNSTNEKEHNDMNEHHNSEHKNHVATSQGKKYTCPMHPEIIKDEPGQCPICKMDLVEKKEEASSDKKYTCPMHPEIIQDKTGICPKCKMDLVEMKNEETKEEYTELDILLKPTNRYVVSQVKTVSMQQKKIPLLINATGKVSYDTREISTISSRVAGRIEKLYIKYLYQPLSKGQKLMDIYSKELLTEQENYIYLLKNDPDNTALIKAAEDRLALQGLTAEQIKKIKGDKKAIEYVTIYSPFSGHLHDLIGEKTNSATMTSMNEQIQQELLIKEGMYVQKGQAVFNVYSTKKLWVLLSIYTDNQNIVSKGQNVLLTVDGKQLSNGSKIDFIEPEIRAGQNTLTARVYISNPNNSIEVGSNVKATIDAGELTGLFIPVSSIVDLGNNKVVFLKENNLFRACKIQTGVIADGMIEVISGITERDVIAENAQLLMDSESFIKSEN, from the coding sequence ATGATAATGCGTTTATTAAAAATATTATCTATCGTTCTAATTTTTAGTTCTTGCAATAGCACGAATGAGAAAGAACATAACGATATGAATGAACACCACAACAGTGAACATAAAAATCACGTTGCAACAAGCCAAGGCAAGAAGTACACTTGTCCTATGCATCCGGAAATTATAAAGGATGAACCGGGACAATGCCCCATTTGCAAAATGGATCTTGTTGAGAAAAAAGAAGAGGCTTCTTCAGATAAGAAATATACATGCCCTATGCATCCTGAAATTATTCAAGATAAAACTGGAATATGCCCAAAATGTAAAATGGATTTGGTTGAAATGAAAAATGAGGAAACCAAAGAAGAATATACAGAGTTAGACATTCTACTTAAACCTACTAATAGATATGTGGTCTCTCAGGTTAAAACGGTAAGTATGCAACAAAAGAAGATTCCTTTGTTGATTAACGCCACTGGAAAAGTCAGTTATGATACACGGGAAATTTCTACTATATCATCAAGAGTAGCGGGAAGGATTGAAAAATTGTACATCAAATACTTATACCAACCTTTAAGTAAAGGGCAAAAGCTAATGGATATTTATAGTAAGGAACTACTAACAGAACAAGAGAATTACATTTATCTTTTAAAAAATGATCCTGACAATACTGCTCTTATTAAAGCTGCTGAAGATCGTTTAGCACTTCAAGGATTAACAGCAGAGCAAATCAAGAAAATAAAAGGAGATAAAAAGGCAATAGAATATGTGACAATTTATAGCCCGTTTTCGGGACACTTGCATGATTTAATTGGAGAAAAAACAAATTCAGCAACAATGACTTCGATGAACGAACAAATACAACAAGAACTTTTGATTAAGGAAGGGATGTATGTTCAAAAAGGTCAAGCTGTTTTTAATGTGTACAGCACAAAAAAACTTTGGGTATTATTAAGTATTTATACTGACAATCAAAACATAGTTTCAAAAGGTCAGAATGTTTTGCTTACTGTTGACGGCAAACAATTATCCAATGGTAGTAAAATTGATTTTATAGAGCCTGAAATAAGAGCAGGACAAAATACTCTTACTGCAAGAGTTTACATTTCCAACCCAAACAATTCAATTGAAGTTGGTTCGAATGTAAAGGCAACTATTGACGCAGGAGAACTAACAGGACTCTTCATTCCTGTTAGTTCTATTGTTGATTTAGGCAATAATAAAGTGGTGTTTTTAAAGGAGAACAATTTGTTTAGGGCCTGCAAAATTCAAACTGGTGTGATTGCAGATGGCATGATTGAAGTTATTTCAGGAATTACAGAAAGGGACGTTATTGCTGAGAATGCTCAATTGTTAATGGACAGTGAAAGTTTTATTAAAAGTGAAAACTAG
- a CDS encoding group III truncated hemoglobin gives MGDITNINDIKLLVDSFYGKVRENELLSPIFENIIKDRWPTHLDKMYRFWQTVLLDEHTYSGSPFLPHAKMPISNLHFGVWLELFFKTIDENFSGPKANEAKWRAEKMAEMFELKIEHYKNNPQLKPL, from the coding sequence ATGGGCGACATAACCAACATAAATGACATCAAATTACTTGTTGATTCGTTTTACGGAAAAGTAAGAGAAAATGAATTATTGTCGCCCATTTTTGAAAACATCATTAAAGACCGATGGCCCACACATCTTGATAAAATGTATCGTTTTTGGCAGACTGTGTTGTTAGATGAGCATACTTATTCGGGCAGTCCGTTTTTACCGCATGCAAAGATGCCAATAAGCAATCTTCACTTCGGTGTATGGTTAGAGTTATTTTTTAAAACCATAGATGAAAATTTTTCAGGTCCAAAAGCCAATGAAGCAAAATGGCGGGCAGAAAAAATGGCTGAGATGTTTGAGCTAAAAATTGAACATTATAAAAACAACCCTCAACTAAAACCGCTATGA
- a CDS encoding efflux RND transporter permease subunit, which produces MLSNEEREKKIENSSKLIGKAVFNSILVTLVSFSPILFLEGQEHKLFSPLVWTKTFAMIGSAFVVVFLVPVLMTMFLKGNVRPESKHPVSRFFLWMYNPLIRWCLKWKKTTIGLSIALVLGSVPLVLNLGTEFMPPLDEGSLLFMPVTLPDVSNSEVKRIMQVQDKLIMTVPEVQNVLGKAGRANTATDNAPISMIESIILLKPQKEWREGFTKDDIINDLNSKMQIPGVINGWTQPIINRINMLSTGIRTDVGVKIYGQSLDTINKLAQKFKKELEGIDGVKDLYVDPIVGGKYVDIKIKKDEIGRYDLSVDDVNMFIETALGGMNVTTTVEGRQRFTVNVRFAQDFRDKIDKLKRLQLQTMDYGPIPLSAVAEIKINEGPPMITSENAMLRGTLLFNVRDRDLGSTVNDAKKKLESVIKKLPKGYFLTWSGQYENQVRANERLTMIIPIVLVIIMVILYFTFHTFREVLIVLSAVPVALVGGAYSLHFFNVNFSVAVAVGFIALFGVAVETGVLMLVYMNNSVFKKVKKVKSENKELTSQDVEDAIYDGAALRLRPKLMTVLVDIIGLMPVLLATGTGSDVMKPITIPFVFGLITSTLFVLIVLPVLYALVREYELRKHGKLIVQEFED; this is translated from the coding sequence GTGTTCAATTCCATACTTGTCACTTTGGTGTCATTTAGCCCGATCCTTTTTTTAGAGGGGCAGGAACATAAACTATTTTCCCCACTTGTGTGGACAAAAACTTTCGCTATGATAGGATCTGCCTTCGTTGTAGTATTCCTTGTTCCTGTTCTTATGACTATGTTTTTAAAAGGAAATGTTAGGCCTGAAAGCAAACACCCTGTTTCACGCTTTTTCCTTTGGATGTATAATCCGCTAATACGGTGGTGTTTGAAATGGAAAAAGACTACTATCGGATTAAGTATTGCTTTGGTATTAGGAAGCGTTCCGCTTGTTTTAAACCTTGGTACGGAATTTATGCCTCCTTTAGATGAAGGTTCATTGTTATTCATGCCTGTTACATTGCCTGATGTTTCAAATTCTGAGGTAAAGAGAATTATGCAAGTACAGGATAAACTAATTATGACCGTGCCGGAGGTGCAAAATGTATTGGGAAAAGCAGGAAGAGCAAATACAGCAACAGACAATGCGCCAATAAGCATGATCGAAAGTATTATTCTGTTAAAGCCCCAAAAAGAATGGAGAGAAGGATTTACCAAGGATGATATAATTAATGACCTGAATTCGAAAATGCAAATTCCGGGCGTAATTAATGGCTGGACTCAACCAATCATTAACCGCATCAATATGCTTTCAACCGGAATCAGAACTGATGTTGGGGTGAAAATATATGGACAAAGTCTTGACACCATAAACAAACTTGCTCAAAAATTTAAAAAGGAATTAGAAGGAATTGATGGAGTTAAGGATTTATATGTTGATCCAATTGTAGGAGGTAAATATGTGGATATAAAAATCAAAAAAGATGAAATTGGTCGTTACGACCTAAGTGTAGATGATGTGAATATGTTTATTGAAACTGCATTAGGAGGAATGAATGTAACTACTACGGTTGAAGGAAGACAACGTTTTACTGTTAATGTAAGATTTGCACAGGATTTTAGGGACAAAATTGATAAACTAAAGAGACTACAGTTACAAACAATGGATTATGGGCCAATACCATTGTCTGCTGTTGCAGAAATTAAAATAAACGAAGGCCCGCCAATGATTACTTCTGAGAACGCTATGTTGCGAGGAACATTGTTATTCAACGTGAGAGATAGGGATTTAGGAAGTACGGTAAATGATGCTAAAAAGAAACTTGAAAGCGTGATAAAGAAATTGCCTAAAGGTTATTTCTTAACATGGAGTGGTCAGTATGAAAACCAAGTTCGGGCAAATGAGAGATTAACTATGATAATTCCTATAGTTCTTGTGATAATTATGGTCATACTTTATTTCACCTTCCATACTTTCAGAGAAGTTCTTATCGTTTTGTCAGCGGTTCCGGTTGCTTTGGTTGGTGGGGCGTATTCTTTGCATTTCTTTAATGTAAACTTCTCTGTGGCTGTTGCCGTAGGTTTTATTGCCTTGTTTGGTGTAGCGGTCGAAACAGGAGTGCTGATGTTGGTCTATATGAATAACTCAGTATTTAAGAAAGTAAAAAAGGTGAAATCGGAAAACAAAGAATTGACAAGCCAAGATGTTGAGGACGCTATTTACGATGGCGCAGCTTTACGACTACGCCCAAAACTTATGACAGTGTTAGTGGATATTATTGGTCTAATGCCGGTTTTACTTGCAACAGGAACAGGAAGCGATGTAATGAAGCCCATTACTATTCCGTTTGTATTTGGGTTGATTACCTCCACTTTATTTGTGCTAATTGTGTTACCAGTCCTTTATGCATTGGTAAGAGAATACGAGCTAAGAAAACACGGAAAATTAATTGTTCAGGAATTTGAAGATTAA
- a CDS encoding DUF3108 domain-containing protein codes for MKGRKKYVLLFFTVFLVFKKFQAQNLSPKIKAFTRGEVLEYDVFYNWGVIWVNAGYVNFSVKHETVKDKTLFHFIGEGWSKKNWDWFYKVRDKFEAFNDTATLRPFKYIRNSNDGGEWVYNDVTFDQRNNKAIGYIKSKKRPTLKIDTLKITSLTFDPMSMIYYARALDYNNFKVKDEIPISILLDNEVFKQKITYLGKETIKTELGTFNCIKFKPTLIPGTIFKEGDEMTVWVTDDDRRLPIKVETPIVVGTVKVYLKKYSGVVTP; via the coding sequence ATGAAAGGTCGGAAAAAATATGTTCTTTTATTTTTTACCGTCTTTCTTGTATTTAAAAAATTTCAAGCCCAAAATCTCAGTCCTAAAATTAAAGCCTTTACCAGAGGTGAAGTTTTAGAGTACGATGTATTTTACAATTGGGGAGTTATTTGGGTGAATGCCGGCTATGTGAACTTTTCAGTAAAACACGAAACGGTTAAAGACAAAACATTGTTTCATTTTATCGGTGAAGGTTGGAGTAAAAAAAACTGGGATTGGTTTTACAAAGTGCGCGATAAATTTGAAGCCTTTAATGATACTGCTACGCTTCGCCCATTTAAATACATCAGAAACAGTAACGATGGCGGCGAATGGGTGTACAACGATGTAACTTTTGACCAACGGAATAACAAAGCCATTGGTTACATTAAAAGTAAAAAGCGCCCCACTTTAAAAATTGATACATTAAAAATTACGTCCCTTACCTTCGACCCCATGAGTATGATTTATTACGCGCGGGCATTAGACTACAATAATTTTAAAGTGAAAGATGAAATACCAATTAGCATTTTACTCGATAACGAAGTATTTAAACAAAAGATTACCTATTTAGGAAAAGAAACTATAAAAACCGAACTGGGCACATTTAATTGCATAAAGTTTAAGCCCACTTTAATCCCCGGAACCATTTTTAAGGAAGGAGATGAAATGACGGTTTGGGTAACAGACGATGACAGGAGATTACCTATAAAAGTAGAAACACCGATTGTAGTAGGTACAGTAAAGGTTTATCTAAAAAAATACAGCGGGGTTGTTACCCCTTAA
- a CDS encoding efflux RND transporter periplasmic adaptor subunit yields MESDVYYTCSMDPQVIESKPGNCPICKMPLTKVKKDHSTHEGGLNLSDQQIQLGNIKTDVLTEHELGDEIQLTGRLTIDQNKQWSISSRVMGRVDKLYIKNIGEPIKEGDVVYEIYSEDLNLAAREYKLALDKKRSLKTESFDIDKIIQSAKNKLKLYGLTDKQIEKLNDTDLSNDLFKITSNVSGIVSSVDIKEGDYVMEGGSIYHVADYGNLWAEAQVFIDDLSKVKEGMNATLRFPGLTEKKVESKITFMNPELGSGTQINLVRVEVPNLDNRLKVGMQVDFSILLNTKSVLALPTDAVLLEGKGASVWVKKGHNKFESVMVHTGLETNEYTQILHGLKKGDTIVVSGAYLLNSEYMFKKGANPMEGHDMSKM; encoded by the coding sequence GTGGAAAGTGACGTATATTATACCTGTTCAATGGATCCGCAGGTAATAGAATCCAAACCGGGAAATTGTCCCATTTGTAAGATGCCACTTACAAAAGTAAAGAAGGATCACTCCACACATGAGGGAGGATTGAATCTTAGTGATCAACAAATTCAATTAGGGAACATTAAAACCGATGTACTGACAGAACATGAATTAGGCGATGAAATTCAATTGACTGGAAGATTGACCATTGACCAAAATAAACAATGGTCTATAAGTTCAAGGGTAATGGGCAGAGTTGATAAACTATACATAAAGAACATAGGAGAACCGATAAAAGAAGGTGATGTGGTTTATGAAATATACAGTGAGGACTTAAATTTAGCTGCACGGGAGTACAAATTAGCTTTAGATAAAAAACGTTCACTCAAAACTGAATCGTTTGATATTGACAAAATAATACAAAGTGCAAAAAACAAATTGAAGCTCTATGGTTTAACAGATAAACAAATAGAAAAACTAAATGATACCGATTTGTCCAACGATCTTTTCAAAATTACAAGTAATGTTTCGGGGATTGTTTCTTCTGTGGATATTAAAGAAGGAGACTATGTGATGGAAGGAGGCAGTATCTACCATGTAGCTGATTATGGAAATCTTTGGGCAGAAGCACAGGTTTTTATTGATGATCTATCTAAGGTTAAAGAAGGGATGAATGCTACACTTCGTTTTCCTGGATTAACCGAAAAAAAAGTTGAAAGTAAAATAACATTTATGAATCCGGAATTAGGTTCAGGAACTCAAATTAATTTAGTGAGAGTTGAAGTTCCCAATCTTGACAATCGTCTGAAAGTTGGAATGCAAGTAGATTTTTCGATTTTACTGAATACCAAATCTGTATTAGCTCTACCAACCGATGCGGTTTTATTAGAAGGCAAAGGAGCTTCCGTTTGGGTAAAAAAAGGCCATAACAAATTTGAAAGTGTTATGGTGCATACTGGGCTTGAAACAAACGAATACACACAAATTCTGCACGGATTGAAGAAAGGAGATACGATAGTTGTATCGGGCGCATATCTATTAAATAGCGAATACATGTTCAAAAAAGGTGCTAATCCGATGGAAGGACATGATATGAGCAAAATGTAA
- a CDS encoding TolC family protein: MSLENVLNEIEKNQPDLKKYDAKINAYDTYATGAKALDAPQVGAGFFMTPYNPQMWKADPAMNTNGMGSFMLSAQQMIMNPKKLNANSNYMKSMSGIEKEMKGSMKNELFSMAKMSYNEWVILKRRRAILMESENILKYLIESTELRYKYGMDKLNAYYKAKGMLGDVQTMMVMTNQEINQKMIELNTLMNRDKKLSFDVDTLIKFNEYENVLIDSAAIMSARSDFKILKQNENLLRTKQTFENSKRLPDFGLKYDHMLAFGKQPQQFSLMAMVTIPIAPWSSKMYKSTVKGLNYEIEAAKFEQQGFVNNVSGTIENIKVKIKNKKQQIELFEKVVIPSMKKNYETTLLAYEQNTEELFMVLDAWQNLKLMQLNYIDQLMELAELQIQYENQLEIK, translated from the coding sequence ATGTCACTTGAAAATGTCTTAAATGAGATTGAAAAAAATCAACCTGATTTGAAAAAATACGATGCAAAAATTAATGCGTATGACACTTATGCTACAGGCGCAAAGGCATTGGATGCACCACAGGTTGGCGCAGGTTTCTTTATGACTCCTTATAATCCTCAGATGTGGAAGGCTGACCCGGCAATGAACACAAACGGCATGGGGTCTTTTATGTTGTCAGCTCAACAAATGATCATGAATCCTAAAAAGTTAAATGCAAATTCAAATTACATGAAAAGCATGTCGGGTATTGAAAAGGAAATGAAAGGCTCGATGAAAAACGAACTCTTTTCTATGGCTAAAATGAGTTACAATGAGTGGGTCATTCTAAAAAGAAGGAGAGCCATACTTATGGAAAGTGAGAATATTTTAAAATACCTTATCGAGTCAACTGAGCTAAGATATAAATATGGAATGGATAAGCTCAACGCTTATTACAAAGCAAAGGGTATGTTAGGAGACGTTCAAACTATGATGGTAATGACAAATCAAGAAATCAATCAAAAAATGATTGAATTAAATACTTTAATGAATCGTGACAAAAAACTCTCTTTTGATGTAGATACTTTAATAAAGTTTAATGAATATGAAAACGTGTTGATTGATAGTGCTGCAATCATGTCGGCAAGGAGTGACTTCAAGATTCTTAAGCAAAACGAAAACCTATTACGAACTAAACAGACATTTGAAAACTCGAAAAGACTCCCGGACTTTGGTTTAAAATACGATCACATGCTTGCCTTTGGAAAGCAGCCACAGCAGTTCAGTTTAATGGCAATGGTAACAATACCTATCGCCCCTTGGTCATCTAAAATGTATAAGTCAACTGTGAAGGGTTTAAATTATGAGATCGAAGCTGCTAAATTTGAGCAGCAAGGTTTTGTAAATAATGTAAGTGGGACTATTGAAAATATCAAAGTAAAAATTAAGAATAAAAAACAACAGATTGAGCTTTTTGAAAAAGTTGTTATTCCATCTATGAAGAAAAATTACGAGACAACTTTGTTGGCATATGAGCAGAATACAGAAGAATTATTTATGGTACTGGACGCTTGGCAAAACTTAAAATTAATGCAATTAAACTATATTGACCAGCTAATGGAATTAGCTGAATTGCAAATTCAATACGAAAACCAACTTGAAATAAAATGA
- the ric gene encoding iron-sulfur cluster repair di-iron protein: protein METIEKTIGQIVADNYKTAAVFESFGIDFCCKGNKTIDEACDEKSISKTLLIHDLNKVTLLKNENNTNEDYNSWEPSRLAEHIENKHHKYVEEKTPLIKQYLNKICQVHGHKHPELHTINELFGESAWDLAVHMKKEELILFPFVKRLALVQNKQTSSLGKQAFGSIQNPVDVMKHDHTIEGERFEKITQLTNNFTPPPDACNTYKVTFAMLKEFVNDLHLHIHLENNVLFPKAIELEEKLRQTNFTDRK, encoded by the coding sequence ATGGAAACAATTGAAAAAACAATCGGACAAATAGTAGCCGATAATTATAAAACAGCAGCCGTTTTTGAATCTTTCGGAATTGATTTTTGTTGCAAGGGTAATAAAACAATTGATGAAGCCTGTGACGAAAAGAGCATAAGTAAAACTTTACTTATACACGATTTAAATAAAGTAACCTTATTAAAAAATGAAAATAATACCAATGAAGACTACAACTCTTGGGAACCTTCCAGACTAGCAGAACACATTGAAAACAAACACCACAAATATGTGGAAGAAAAAACACCATTAATAAAACAATATCTTAATAAAATTTGTCAGGTTCACGGTCATAAACACCCGGAACTCCATACGATTAATGAGCTCTTTGGCGAATCGGCTTGGGACTTGGCTGTACATATGAAGAAAGAAGAACTTATTCTTTTTCCATTTGTAAAAAGATTAGCCTTAGTTCAGAACAAACAAACAAGTAGTTTGGGCAAACAAGCTTTCGGTAGTATTCAAAATCCGGTTGATGTTATGAAGCATGACCATACCATTGAAGGAGAACGATTCGAAAAAATCACGCAACTCACAAATAATTTCACGCCACCCCCAGACGCTTGTAATACTTATAAAGTAACTTTTGCCATGTTAAAAGAGTTTGTAAATGATTTACATCTTCACATTCACCTTGAAAATAATGTGCTATTTCCAAAAGCGATTGAATTGGAAGAAAAGTTAAGACAAACAAACTTTACAGACCGTAAATAA
- a CDS encoding Rrf2 family transcriptional regulator: protein MFSKACEYAIRATIYVAEQSNLGKRVSLKEIAAAIDSPEAFTAKILQQLSRAEIIDSVKGPSGGFSIEKKKAHQLKIGKIVLAIDGDSIYKGCGLGFKECSEKRPCPVHHKFKKVRDELRHMLETTSIYELSKELEKGLTFLHR, encoded by the coding sequence ATGTTTTCAAAAGCCTGCGAATATGCCATTAGAGCCACGATTTATGTTGCCGAGCAATCTAATCTAGGAAAAAGAGTTAGCCTTAAGGAAATTGCAGCTGCGATAGATTCACCGGAGGCTTTTACAGCAAAAATCTTACAACAATTAAGCCGCGCAGAAATAATTGATTCTGTAAAAGGTCCAAGTGGTGGATTTAGTATAGAAAAGAAAAAGGCGCACCAATTAAAAATAGGTAAAATTGTGTTGGCTATCGACGGTGATAGTATTTATAAAGGTTGCGGCTTAGGTTTTAAAGAATGCTCTGAAAAACGCCCCTGCCCTGTTCATCATAAATTTAAAAAAGTGCGTGATGAATTAAGACATATGCTTGAAACGACAAGCATTTATGAACTATCAAAAGAGCTTGAAAAGGGCTTAACATTTTTACATCGATAA